The proteins below come from a single Corylus avellana chromosome ca3, CavTom2PMs-1.0 genomic window:
- the LOC132174529 gene encoding putative anthocyanidin reductase codes for MEDLEGAAVGGKGEEPPLTYCVTGATGYIGSWLVKTLLERGYKVHATVRDPAKSLSLLSLWTSGERLRLFRADMQEEGSFDEAVKGCNGVFHVAASMKFNVHPNEDIETHVRSNAIDPAIKGTLNILKACLRSKSVKRVVFTSSISTLTAKDDSSGNWRHVVDESCQAPLDHVWNTKASGWVYVLSKRLTEEAAYKFANENGIDLVSVITTTVAGPFLTLDVPSSIRVLLSPITGDPELFSILSAVNARMGSIALVHIEDICSAHIFLMEHAKAEGPYICCAQNSLMSNLVQHLAEEYPCSNIRSVEKESNLVPPEISSKKLRDLGFNYKHGIEDIVHHTITSCLDYGFLPPIAK; via the exons ATGGAGGATTTGGAAGGGGCGGCGGTGGGGGGGAAAGGAGAGGAGCCGCCGCTGACATACTGTGTTACTGGTGCAACTGGGTATATCGGGTCTTGGTTGGTGAAGACTCTGCTTGAAAGAGGCTACAAGGTTCATGCCACTGTTCGAGATCCTG CCAAGTCATTATCACTACTGTCGCTGTGGACCAGCGGTGAGCGGTTGAGATTGTTCCGAGCTGATATGCAAGAAGAAGGAAGCTTCGATGAGGCTGTAAAGGGATGCAATGGCGTCTTTCACGTTGCTGCTTCAATGAAATTCAACGTTCATCCAAATGAGGACATTG AGACTCATGTTCGATCAAACGCCATCGACCCTGCAATCAAAGGAACCTTAAACATCTTGAAAGCCTGCTTGAGATCCAAATCTGTGAAAAGGGTTGTTTTCACATCTTCCATTAGTACTCTCACTGCCAAAGACGACAGCTCTGGAAATTGGAGACATGTTGTTGATGAATCGTGCCAAGCTCCTCTGGATCATGTCTGGAATACCAAAGCAAGTGGATGG GTTTACGTACTGTCAAAGCGTCTAACAGAGGAAGCAGCATATAAATTTGCAAATGAAAATGGTATCGATCTTGTCTCAGTAATAACAACTACAGTGGCTGGCCCTTTCCTCACTTTGGATGTCCCATCAAGCATTCGAGTTCTCTTGTCACCAATCACAG GAGACCCTGAGTTGTTTAGTATATTATCTGCTGTGAATGCAAGAATGGGGTCGATTGCTTTGGTTCACATCGAAGATATATGCAGTGCCCACATATTCCTAATGGAGCATGCTAAAGCAGAAGGGCCATACATATGCTGCGCCCAAAACTCTCTAATGTCCAACTTGGTTCAGCATCTAGCTGAGGAGTACCCCTGCTCAAATATTAG GTCTGTGGAGAAAGAAAGCAATCTAGTCCCTCCTGAAATATCTTCAAAGAAGCTAAGAGATTTGGGTTTCAATTACAAGCATGGAATAGAAGACATAGTACATCATACAATCACTTCTTGTTTAGATTATGGCTTTCTACCTCCTATTGCTAAGTAA
- the LOC132174716 gene encoding probable histone H2A.1, whose translation MAGRGKTLGSGAAKKATSRSSKAGLQFPVGRIARFLKAGKYAERVGAGAPVYLAAVLEYLAAEVLELAGNAARDNKKTRIVPRHIQLAVRNDEELSKLLGDVTIANGGVMPNIHNLLLPKKTGSSKASGADDDS comes from the exons ATGGCGGGTAGGGGCAAAACTCTCGGATCCGGAGCCGCCAAGAAGGCCACGTCTCGGAGCAGCAAAGCCGGCCTCCAGTTTCCTGTTGGTCGTATCGCCCGGTTCCTGAAGGCCGGCAAATACGCCGAGCGTGTTGGCGCTGGTGCTCCGGTCTATCTCGCCGCCGTCCTCGAATACCTAGCCGCGGAG GTTCTTGAGTTGGCTGGAAATGCAGCTCGGGACAACAAGAAGACCAGGATTGTACCGCGCCACATCCAGCTAGCGGTCCGAAATGACGAGGAGCTGAGCAAGCTTCTCGGTGACGTGACGATTGCTAATGGTGGTGTCATGCCCAACATCCACAACTTGCTCCTGCCGAAGAAGACCGGTTCCTCCAAGGCCTCTGGTGCTGACGATGACTCGTAG
- the LOC132174715 gene encoding large ribosomal subunit protein uL24c produces MAAVAAIQSSMTSLSLSSNSFLGQRLSPPTLYAVPAKPTEKPCLILVKLKRWERKECKPNSLPVLHKMHVKVGDTVKLISGRDKGKIGEITKIFKHNSSVIIKDINLKTKHVKSKGEDQPGQILKIEAPVHSSNVMLYSKEQNVASRVGHKILEDGKRVRYLIKTGEVIDTAENWKRLKEDKTKTEVVAAS; encoded by the exons ATGGCGGCCGTGGCTGCAATTCAGAGCTCTATGacctctctttccctctcctcCAACTCCTTCTTGGGTCAGCGCCTCTCACCGCCCACTCTCTACGCTGTGCCG GCCAAGCCAACAGAGAAGCCATGTCTCATTTTAGTGAAG CTCAAGCGATGGGAGCGGAAGGAATGTAAGCCAAACAGCCTTCCAGTTCTACACAAAATGCATGTTAAGGTGGGAGATACGGTGAAATTAATATCTGGACGTGATAAGGGCAAAATTGGTGAGATTACTAAGATCTTTAAGCATAACAGCTCTGTGATAATAAAAGATATAAACTTGAAGACGAAGCATGTGAAGAGCAAAGGAGAGGATCAGCCAGGCCAGATTCTTAAG ATTGAAGCGCCTGTCCACAGCTCGAATGTGATGCTCTACTCAAAAGAACAGAATGTAGCAAGTCGGGTGGGTCATAAAATCCTTGAAGATGGTAAACGAGTCCGTTACCTGATAAAAACTGGAGAAGTAATTGATACTGCAGAGAACTGGAAGAGACTAAAGgaagataaaacaaaaactgaagTAGTTGCTGCTTCTTAG
- the LOC132174714 gene encoding calcium/calmodulin-regulated receptor-like kinase 1: protein MKGESSGLIIGISIGVVIGVLLAILALFCIRYHRKRSQIGNSSSRRAATIPIRANGADSCTILSDSTVGPDSPVKSGRNGMSVWLDGFRRSNVVSASGILEYSYKDLQKATCNFTTLIGQGAFGPVYRAKMSTGETVAVKVLATDSKQGAKEFQTEVMLLGRLHHRNLVNLIGYCEEKGQHILIYVYMSKGSLASHLYSEKHEPLGWDLRAHIALDVARGLEYLHDGAVPPVIHRDIKSSNILLDQSMRARVADFGLSREEIVDGHAVNIRGTFGYLDPEYISTKTFTKKSDVYSFGVLLFELIAGRNPQQGLMEYVELAAMNTEGKVGWEEIADSRLEGKFDVQELNEVAALAYKCVNSVPRKRPSMRDIVPVLSRILKSRHNRKHHNKSLSSIADEVSIDVDQPETKTPISEHKREESMDSTADTYEV from the exons ATGAAAGGGGAGTCTTCTGGGTTGATCATCGGGATTTCAATAGGGGTGGTGATTGGGGTGCTTTTGGCTATTCTTGCACTCTTTTGTATTAGGTACCATAGGAAGCGCTCACAGATAGGGAATAGCAGTTCTCGGAGGGCAGCAACTATCCCTATCCGCGCAAACGGTGCTGATTCTTGTACTATATTATCTGACTCAACCGTTGGTCCGGACTCACCTGTGAAGTCTGGGCGTAATGGCATGTCCGTGTGGCTCGACGGATTTAGGAGGAGTAATGTGGTGTCAGCATCTGGAATACTTGAGTACTCTTACAA GGATCTGCAGAAAGCAACTTGTAATTTTACAACTTTAATAGGACAAGGTGCATTTGGTCCTGTTTACAGAGCTAAGATGTCAACTGGTGAGACCGTTGCTGTTAAAGTGCTTGCAACTGATTCTAAGCAAGGGGCAAAAGAGTTCCAGACTGAG GTAATGTTATTGGGAAGGTTGCATCACAGAAATCTCGTGAATTTGATTGGATATTGTGAAGAAAAGGGCCAGCATATTCTGATATACGTCTATATGAGCAAAGGCAGCTTAGCATCTCATCTGTACA GTGAAAAGCATGAACCATTGGGCTGGGATTTAAGGGCTCATATAGCTTTAGATGTTGCAAGAGGCTTGGAATATCTTCATGATGGG GCAGTTCCTCCTGTAATACACCGAGATATTAAATCTTCCAATATTCTGTTGGATCAATCCATGAGAGCCAGA GTTGCTGATTTTGGGCTTTCAAGAGAAGAGATTGTGGACGGACATGCGGTTAATATACGGGGTACTTTTGGGTATCTTGATCCTGAATATATATCTACAAAGACTTTCACCAAGAAAAGTGACGTTTACAGCTTTGGAGTCTTGCTCTTTGAACTTATAGCTGGCAGAAATCCTCAACAGGGTCTTATGGAATACGTTGAGCTC GCAGCGATGAATACGGAGGGGAAAGTTGGGTGGGAGGAAATTGCGGATTCCCGTCTTGAAGGGAAATTCGATGTGCAAGAGCTCAATGAAGTGGCTGCTCTTGCATACAAATGCGTCAACAGTGTGCCAAGAAAGAGGCCTTCCATGAGGGACATTGTGCCAGTGCTGTCGCGGATCCTCAAGTCAAGACATAATAGGAAGCATCACAACAAGTCCCTATCTTCCATAGCAGATGAAGTTTCAATTGATGTTGACCAACCAGAGACCAAGACTCCAATCTCTGAACACAAAAGAGAGGAATCTATGGATAGCACAGCTGACACCTATGAAGTATAG
- the LOC132174713 gene encoding uncharacterized protein LOC132174713: protein MPTVWFSLKRSLHCKSEPSDVHDPQSRKQLGTILTRKAGRSGCSRSIANLKDVIHGSKRHLEKPPSCSPRSIGSSEFLNPITHEVILSNSRCELKITGFGGFHEGIGGGGGFTGNNGGGGGGGGGGGGSTFVGTLRPGTPGPGGHPTMHYFNPSVRTTSTPPRKSPFIVSDREGSGLGGSAVFGGGGIHSSNRVSLETEPNGSSTVTCHKCGEQFNKWEAAEAHHLSKHAVTELVEGDSSRKIVEIICRTSWLKSENHCGRIERVLKVHNMQRTLARFEEYREMVKIKASKLPKKHPRCLADGNELLRFYGTTLSCSLGLNGSSSLCAWEKCCVCRIIRNGFSAKKELKGGIGVFTTSTSGRAFECTEILEENPAVRKALIVCRVIAGRVHRPLENIQEMAGQTGFDSLAGKVGLYSNIEELYLLNPRALLPCFVVICKP, encoded by the exons ATGCCAACAGTGTGGTTCTCTCTAAAGAGGTCTCTACACTGCAAATCAGAGCCATCAGATGTTCATGACCCACAATCGAGGAAGCAATTGGGCACAATCTTGACTAGAAAAGCAGGAAGGTCAGGGTGTTCAAGGTCTATAGCAAATCTCAAAGATGTCATCCATGGAAGCAAGAGACATTTGGAGAAGCCACCAAGTTGCAGTCCAAGATCTATTGGGAGCAGTGAGTTCCTCAACCCAATAACCCACGAAGTGATTTTGAGTAACTCAAGGTGTGAGCTCAAAATCACTGGTTTTGGTGGTTTCCACGAGGGgattggtggtggtggtggttttaCTGGTAACAATGGCGGAGGCggcggcggtggtggtggtggcggcggTTCAACCTTTGTGGGTACTTTAAGGCCTGGGACTCCTGGCCCTGGAGGGCACCCTACAATGCACTACTTTAATCCTTCTGTTAGGACAACATCAACTCCACCAAGGAAGTCTCCTTTTATTGTGTCAGATAGAGAAGGGTCTGGATTAGGCGGTTCTGCTGTTTTTGGTGGCGGTGGAATTCATTCAAGCAATAGGGTCTCTCTTGAAACAGAGCCTAATGGTTCTTCTACGGTTACTTGCCATAAATGTGGAGAGCAGTTTAACAAATGGGAAGCTGCTGAAGCTCATCATCTCTCCAAGCATGCTG TTACTGAACTTGTGGAAGGCGACTCATCAaggaaaattgttgaaattatatgCCGGACGAGCTGGTTAAAGTCTGAGAACCATTGTGGGAGGATTGAGAGAGTTCTTAAAGTTCATAATATGCAAAGGACTCTTGCTCGATTCGAAGAATATAGGGAGATGGTGAAAATCAAAGCCAGCAAACTCCCAAAGAAACACCCTCGGTGCCTCGCCGATGGCAATGAGCTTCTGAGGTTCTATGGCACAACTCTGTCATGCTCTCTTGGTCTAAATGGCTCCTCCAGCCTGTGTGCATGGGAAAAATGCTGCGTTTGTCGAATCATAAGAAATGGGTTCTCTGCAAAGAAGGAGCTCAAGGGTGGAATAGGCGTTTTCACCACCTCCACTAGCGGAAGAGCTTTTGAATGTACTGAAATTCTTGAGGAAAACCCAGCTGTTAGAAAAGCATTGATTGTGTGCAGAGTGATTGCTGGGAGAGTTCATAGGCCTTTGGAGAACATACAAGAAATGGCTGGCCAAACAGGATTTGATTCATTGGCTGGTAAAGTAGGTCTCTATTCAAATATTGAGGAGCTTTATTTGCTCAATCCTAGAGCTCTCCTTCCTTGCTTTGTGGTAATCTGCAAACCCTGA